One window of the Streptomyces sp. NBC_00259 genome contains the following:
- a CDS encoding energy-coupling factor ABC transporter ATP-binding protein: protein MTSHPAAAAPPSLDVRGLAYAYPDGHQALFGVDLTVARGERVALLGPNGAGKTTLVLHLNGILTGGAGTVTVAGLPVGKQHMAEIRRKVGIVFQDPDDQLFMPTVREDVAFGPAAAGMRGAELEKRVRGALDQVGMAEYLERPPHHLSFGQRRRVAVATVLAMEPEILVLDEPSSNLDPASRRELADILRSLDVTVLMVTHDLPYALELCPRAAILSEGVIAADGRTQDLLADPALMSAHRLELPFGFDPRAVATGA, encoded by the coding sequence ATGACCTCGCACCCCGCGGCCGCCGCCCCGCCGTCCCTCGACGTGCGCGGGCTCGCGTACGCCTACCCCGACGGCCACCAGGCCCTCTTCGGCGTCGACCTGACCGTCGCCCGGGGCGAACGGGTCGCGCTGCTCGGCCCCAACGGCGCGGGCAAGACCACCCTGGTCCTCCACCTCAACGGCATCCTCACCGGCGGCGCCGGCACGGTCACCGTCGCGGGTCTGCCCGTCGGCAAGCAGCACATGGCCGAGATCCGGCGCAAGGTCGGCATCGTGTTCCAGGACCCGGACGACCAGCTGTTCATGCCGACCGTGCGGGAGGACGTCGCCTTCGGTCCTGCCGCGGCCGGGATGCGCGGCGCGGAGCTGGAGAAGCGGGTGCGCGGGGCGCTCGACCAGGTCGGCATGGCCGAGTACCTCGAGCGCCCGCCGCACCACCTCTCCTTCGGCCAGCGCCGCCGGGTCGCGGTCGCGACCGTCCTCGCGATGGAGCCGGAGATCCTCGTCCTCGACGAGCCCTCGTCGAATCTCGACCCGGCCTCGCGCCGTGAACTCGCCGACATCCTGCGCTCGTTGGACGTCACCGTGCTGATGGTCACGCACGACCTGCCGTACGCGCTGGAGCTGTGCCCCCGTGCGGCGATCCTCAGCGAGGGCGTGATCGCGGCCGACGGCCGTACCCAGGACCTGCTGGCCGATCCCGCGCTGATGAGCGCGCACCGGCTGGAACTGCCGTTCGGCTTCGACCCGCGTGCCGTGGCGACGGGCGCCTGA
- a CDS encoding YbaK/EbsC family protein, whose protein sequence is MSTPDTTTHAHPRFAEALRELGLEVEVRRFPDATRTAAEAAAAIGCDVSEIVKSLIFEADGEPVLVLMDGSSRVDVERVRQELDASAVERANADLVRETTGYAIGGVPPFGHRTRTRVLADRGLLDHAVVWAAAGTPHTVFPLDPTSVIAHSGAVLVDVRERSA, encoded by the coding sequence ATGAGCACTCCTGATACCACCACGCATGCCCACCCCCGGTTCGCCGAGGCCCTGCGCGAGCTGGGCCTCGAGGTCGAGGTGCGCCGCTTCCCCGACGCCACCCGCACGGCGGCCGAGGCCGCGGCCGCCATCGGCTGCGACGTCAGCGAGATCGTCAAGTCGCTGATCTTCGAGGCGGACGGGGAGCCGGTGCTGGTGCTGATGGACGGCTCCTCACGGGTGGACGTGGAGCGGGTACGTCAGGAGCTGGACGCGTCGGCGGTCGAGCGGGCGAACGCGGACCTGGTGCGGGAGACGACGGGGTACGCGATCGGCGGCGTCCCGCCCTTCGGGCACCGGACGAGGACGCGGGTGCTGGCCGACCGCGGGCTCCTCGACCACGCCGTGGTCTGGGCGGCCGCCGGGACCCCACACACGGTGTTCCCGCTCGACCCCACGTCCGTGATCGCGCACTCCGGCGCGGTCCTCGTGGACGTGCGCGAGCGCTCCGCGTGA
- a CDS encoding DUF6131 family protein: MIILGLILLIIGLVVGMGILSTIGIILIAVGALLWVLGAFGHAIGGRRHYY; the protein is encoded by the coding sequence ATGATCATCCTCGGACTCATCCTACTGATCATCGGTTTGGTGGTCGGCATGGGCATACTGTCGACGATCGGGATCATCCTGATCGCCGTCGGGGCCCTGCTCTGGGTGCTCGGAGCGTTCGGGCACGCGATCGGCGGCCGGCGGCACTACTACTGA
- the cbiQ gene encoding cobalt ECF transporter T component CbiQ — protein MSTGHAHKLYRHGHSPVHQLPPHCKIAAALCFVLVVVSTPREAVWAFGLYAVLLGAVAALARVPAGFLLRRLLIEIPFVAFALLMPFVVPGERTEWLGISLSVPGLWGAWNILAKGTLGVATSVLLASTTELRSLLLGLQRLRLPPLMVQIASFMIRYGDVITDEMRRMSIARRSRGFEARGVRHWGVLATSAGALFIRSYERGERVHLAMVSRGFAGTMPVIDEVTASRAQWAYAAALPFSALAVCLLGWTL, from the coding sequence ATGAGTACGGGCCACGCCCACAAGCTCTACCGGCACGGACACTCGCCGGTCCATCAGCTGCCTCCGCACTGCAAGATCGCCGCGGCCCTGTGCTTCGTCCTCGTCGTGGTCTCCACTCCGCGCGAGGCGGTCTGGGCCTTCGGCCTGTACGCCGTGCTGCTGGGCGCGGTCGCCGCGCTGGCACGCGTCCCGGCGGGCTTCCTGCTGCGCCGGCTGCTGATCGAGATCCCGTTCGTCGCGTTCGCGCTGCTCATGCCCTTCGTGGTGCCCGGCGAGCGGACCGAGTGGCTCGGGATCTCCCTCTCCGTGCCGGGGCTGTGGGGCGCCTGGAACATCCTCGCCAAGGGGACGCTCGGGGTCGCCACCTCCGTACTGCTCGCCTCGACGACCGAGCTGCGCTCGCTGCTCCTCGGACTGCAGCGGCTGCGGCTGCCGCCGCTCATGGTGCAGATCGCCTCCTTCATGATCCGCTACGGCGATGTGATCACCGACGAGATGCGGCGGATGTCCATCGCCCGCCGCTCGCGCGGCTTCGAGGCGCGCGGAGTGCGCCACTGGGGGGTGCTCGCCACGTCCGCCGGCGCGCTGTTCATCCGCTCCTACGAGCGCGGTGAGCGGGTGCACCTGGCCATGGTCAGCCGCGGTTTCGCCGGCACGATGCCGGTGATCGACGAGGTGACCGCATCCCGCGCGCAGTGGGCGTACGCCGCCGCGCTCCCGTTCTCGGCGCTCGCCGTCTGTCTGCTTGGCTGGACCCTATGA
- a CDS encoding histone deacetylase, with product MNRTRDIDPTLPAGSSPRQVWYTAYGSNTHLERLSYYLAGGRPQGASRTYPGCRDPRPPAASVPVELPGALYFATHSPVWDGGRAFHDPAAPGRIRARAHLVTAAQFSDIAAQEMYREPGTDLDVTDALGSGRAVLGSGRYETLVCPGTLDGVPVLTFTAPWGLHDIEWTCPSVAYLRHLAAGLLETGAWPGPDIAAYLAACPGAAGHWTPQAVAALMAGPDGLAP from the coding sequence ATGAACCGCACCCGCGACATCGACCCGACGCTTCCCGCCGGCAGTTCGCCCCGCCAGGTCTGGTACACCGCGTACGGCTCCAACACCCACCTGGAGCGCCTGTCGTACTACCTCGCGGGAGGCCGCCCGCAGGGTGCGTCCAGGACCTACCCCGGCTGCCGCGACCCCCGCCCGCCCGCCGCGTCCGTTCCGGTGGAACTCCCGGGCGCCCTGTACTTCGCCACGCACTCCCCGGTGTGGGACGGCGGCCGCGCGTTCCACGACCCGGCCGCACCCGGCCGGATCCGCGCCCGTGCCCACCTGGTCACCGCCGCCCAGTTCTCCGACATCGCGGCCCAGGAGATGTACCGCGAGCCGGGAACGGACCTGGACGTCACCGATGCCCTCGGCAGCGGCAGGGCCGTACTCGGCAGCGGGCGCTACGAAACCCTCGTCTGTCCCGGAACCCTCGACGGCGTTCCCGTCCTCACCTTCACGGCACCCTGGGGACTCCACGACATCGAGTGGACGTGCCCCTCCGTCGCCTATCTGCGGCACCTGGCCGCAGGGCTGCTGGAGACCGGAGCCTGGCCGGGCCCCGACATCGCCGCCTATCTCGCGGCCTGCCCGGGCGCCGCCGGCCACTGGACGCCTCAGGCCGTCGCCGCTCTCATGGCGGGGCCCGACGGGCTCGCACCCTGA
- a CDS encoding serine hydrolase domain-containing protein — translation MDVQGTVAEGFEPVREAFIRNFEARGERGAAVAVYRDGVKVVDLWGGVRDVDGTEPWAVDTAQVVRSATKGVAAAVPLLLHQRGQLDLDAPVGTYWPEFKGAGKERALVRHLLSHRAGVPVLDRALTVEEAADGTSGARAVAAQAPAWEPGTDHGYHAQTYSWLLSELVRRVTGRTIGRWTAEELARPLGLDLWIGAPAEEAHRIGRIGPVEEPPTAAGGGLKLRPKRSVAEAYRDPESLTRRAFGAIHPLPDENDPLYRAAELPASNGISTARALARFYAATIGEVDGHRLFAPATLTLARTEESAGPDRVLVVGTRFGLGYMLHGPASPLLGPGSFGHPGRGGSLGLADPESGIALGYVTNGMRKGVTADPRAQALVRAVRSAT, via the coding sequence GTGGACGTCCAGGGCACGGTTGCGGAAGGCTTCGAGCCGGTCCGCGAGGCGTTCATACGCAACTTCGAGGCACGCGGGGAACGCGGTGCGGCCGTCGCCGTCTACCGGGACGGAGTGAAGGTCGTCGACCTCTGGGGCGGCGTACGGGACGTCGACGGCACCGAGCCGTGGGCCGTGGACACCGCACAGGTGGTGCGCTCGGCGACCAAGGGCGTCGCCGCCGCCGTTCCGCTGCTGCTGCACCAGCGAGGACAGCTGGACCTGGACGCGCCCGTCGGCACGTACTGGCCGGAGTTCAAGGGAGCGGGCAAGGAGCGGGCCCTCGTACGGCATCTGCTCTCGCACCGGGCCGGGGTGCCGGTGCTGGACCGGGCGCTCACCGTGGAGGAGGCCGCCGACGGAACGTCCGGCGCCCGGGCCGTCGCCGCACAGGCCCCCGCCTGGGAGCCCGGCACCGACCACGGCTACCACGCCCAGACCTACAGCTGGCTGCTGTCGGAACTCGTACGCCGGGTCACCGGGCGCACCATCGGCCGCTGGACGGCCGAGGAGCTGGCCCGGCCGCTCGGCCTGGACCTCTGGATCGGCGCACCCGCCGAAGAGGCCCACCGCATCGGCCGGATCGGCCCGGTCGAGGAACCGCCCACGGCGGCCGGCGGGGGACTGAAGCTGCGGCCCAAGCGGTCCGTGGCCGAGGCCTACCGCGATCCGGAATCCCTCACCCGGCGCGCCTTCGGCGCGATCCACCCGCTGCCGGACGAGAACGACCCGCTCTACCGCGCGGCCGAACTTCCCGCCTCCAACGGCATCTCCACCGCCCGGGCGCTGGCCCGCTTCTACGCGGCGACGATCGGCGAGGTCGACGGCCACCGTCTGTTCGCCCCCGCCACCCTCACCCTCGCCCGCACCGAGGAGTCGGCGGGCCCCGACCGGGTCCTCGTCGTCGGCACCCGCTTCGGCCTCGGCTACATGCTCCACGGACCGGCCTCCCCGCTGCTCGGCCCCGGCTCCTTCGGCCACCCGGGCCGCGGCGGCTCGCTGGGCCTCGCCGACCCGGAATCGGGCATCGCCCTCGGGTACGTCACCAACGGCATGCGCAAGGGGGTCACGGCGGACCCGCGCGCCCAGGCTCTGGTCAGGGCGGTCCGCTCGGCGACATGA
- a CDS encoding SsgA family sporulation/cell division regulator, with translation MSQAVESPSVEEHAVEAHAVEEHAKARIVNDAPHYRSVPVALRYEPDKDPDTVHFRFPSGTEWAFRRELLETGLRAPARSGDVTVWPCGRAQVVVELHSPDGVAVIQFDTRPLVRFLRRTYAEVTAPATAA, from the coding sequence ATGTCTCAAGCCGTCGAGAGTCCCTCTGTCGAGGAGCACGCCGTCGAAGCGCATGCCGTCGAAGAGCATGCGAAAGCCCGGATAGTCAACGACGCCCCTCACTACCGCTCCGTGCCCGTGGCCCTCCGCTACGAGCCCGACAAGGATCCCGATACCGTCCACTTCCGCTTCCCCAGCGGGACCGAGTGGGCCTTCCGCCGCGAGCTGCTGGAGACCGGACTGCGCGCCCCGGCCCGCAGCGGCGATGTCACGGTGTGGCCGTGCGGCCGCGCCCAGGTGGTCGTCGAGCTCCACTCCCCGGACGGCGTGGCGGTGATCCAGTTCGACACCCGCCCCCTCGTGCGTTTCCTGCGCCGCACCTACGCGGAGGTGACCGCGCCCGCCACGGCTGCGTGA
- a CDS encoding DMT family transporter, whose translation MSVAVAAAVLIAAITHASWNAMAHAIKDQVVAFTLIGGCAAAIGAVTACFLPLPHAAAWPYLVASALLHLGYQLLLMRSFSLGDFGQMYPIARGTAPLVVTVLAALLVDEELTPWQLTGVAVASAGLVGVALWGLRGAGGRPHWPALLAALATGLSIAAYTVVDGVGVRASGSSVAYIAWLMVLQGVLIPAWAVRRFGGSLLPRLRPYAVRGLLGAVLSLFAYGLVLWAQTRAPLAPVAALRESSIIVGAAIGALFFKERFGGPRIAAAGLMVVGIGLMLQTG comes from the coding sequence GTGAGCGTCGCCGTCGCGGCGGCGGTCCTCATCGCCGCCATCACCCACGCCAGCTGGAACGCGATGGCACACGCGATCAAGGATCAGGTCGTCGCGTTCACCCTGATCGGCGGCTGCGCGGCGGCGATCGGTGCGGTGACGGCCTGCTTCCTGCCGCTGCCGCACGCCGCGGCCTGGCCGTACCTCGTCGCGTCCGCGTTGCTGCACCTCGGCTACCAGCTGCTGCTGATGCGGTCGTTCAGCCTCGGCGACTTCGGCCAGATGTACCCGATCGCGAGGGGCACGGCGCCGCTGGTCGTCACGGTGCTCGCCGCCCTCCTCGTGGACGAGGAGCTGACCCCCTGGCAGCTCACGGGTGTCGCCGTCGCCTCCGCCGGTCTCGTCGGGGTCGCGCTGTGGGGGCTTCGCGGCGCGGGCGGCCGTCCGCACTGGCCGGCCCTGCTCGCCGCGCTCGCCACGGGTCTGTCGATCGCCGCGTACACCGTCGTCGACGGCGTCGGGGTCCGCGCCTCCGGCTCCTCCGTCGCCTACATCGCCTGGCTGATGGTCCTTCAGGGCGTGCTTATCCCGGCCTGGGCCGTGCGACGGTTCGGCGGTTCCCTGCTCCCTCGTCTGCGGCCCTACGCGGTCCGCGGACTCCTCGGCGCGGTCCTCTCGCTCTTCGCCTACGGTCTGGTCCTCTGGGCGCAGACGCGCGCCCCGCTGGCGCCCGTCGCGGCCCTTCGCGAGTCCTCGATCATCGTCGGCGCGGCCATCGGCGCGCTGTTCTTCAAGGAGCGCTTCGGTGGCCCGCGCATCGCGGCGGCGGGCCTGATGGTGGTCGGGATCGGGCTGATGCTGCAGACGGGCTGA
- a CDS encoding energy-coupling factor ABC transporter permease: MHVPDGFIDLPVSAAAGVVAAGAVAVSLRGAQRELNERTAPLAGLVAAFIFAVQMLNFPVAAGTSGHLLGGALAAILVGPYTGVLCVSVVLLLQGILFADGGLTALGVNITVMGAVTVVVAYGLFRALVRVLPKKRRSITVASFVAALVSVPAAAAAFTLVYAIGGTTDVPIGTVLGAMVGVHLLIGIGEALITMATVGAVLAVRPDLVYGARGLSTPLKLRVGGELVDARPDGAPAPAASPRPVWIAGLVTSLVLAGFVSFYASANPDGLEKVAADKGIDKKVEDHAAADSPLADYGVADIENARLSGGLAGVIGVGATAVVGTGVFLVVRRRRSEGVEPPKETVRG, encoded by the coding sequence ATGCATGTCCCCGACGGATTCATCGATCTGCCCGTCTCCGCCGCGGCGGGCGTGGTCGCCGCCGGCGCGGTCGCCGTCAGCCTGCGCGGCGCACAGCGCGAGCTGAACGAGCGGACGGCGCCGCTCGCCGGCCTCGTCGCCGCGTTCATCTTCGCCGTGCAGATGCTCAACTTCCCGGTCGCGGCCGGTACCAGCGGCCATCTCCTCGGCGGCGCACTCGCGGCGATACTCGTCGGGCCGTACACGGGAGTGCTGTGCGTCTCCGTCGTGCTGTTGCTCCAGGGCATCCTCTTCGCGGACGGCGGACTGACCGCGCTCGGCGTCAACATCACGGTCATGGGCGCGGTCACGGTCGTCGTCGCGTACGGCCTGTTCCGCGCGCTGGTGCGGGTGCTGCCGAAGAAGCGCAGGTCGATCACGGTGGCCTCGTTCGTCGCGGCGCTCGTGTCCGTACCGGCCGCGGCCGCCGCCTTCACCCTGGTCTACGCGATCGGCGGCACGACCGACGTGCCGATCGGCACGGTCCTCGGCGCGATGGTCGGTGTCCACCTCCTGATCGGCATCGGCGAGGCCCTGATCACGATGGCGACGGTCGGCGCCGTCCTCGCCGTACGCCCGGACCTCGTGTACGGCGCGCGCGGACTGTCCACGCCCCTCAAGCTGCGCGTCGGCGGTGAACTCGTGGACGCACGGCCCGACGGCGCCCCGGCCCCGGCCGCCTCCCCGCGCCCGGTCTGGATCGCGGGCCTCGTGACCTCCCTCGTACTGGCCGGATTCGTCTCCTTCTACGCCTCCGCCAACCCGGACGGACTGGAGAAGGTCGCCGCGGACAAGGGCATCGACAAGAAGGTCGAGGACCACGCGGCCGCCGATTCGCCCCTCGCCGACTACGGCGTCGCGGACATCGAGAACGCCCGCCTCTCCGGCGGTCTGGCCGGGGTGATCGGTGTCGGCGCCACGGCGGTGGTGGGCACCGGAGTCTTCCTCGTGGTGCGTCGCCGCCGTAGCGAGGGCGTGGAGCCCCCCAAGGAGACCGTCCGCGGCTGA
- a CDS encoding penicillin-binding transpeptidase domain-containing protein: MRSGAKVAVIGGVFILFTGGVGYGAYNVLGNGGGSGGTESKSGVTTKKSGPPSTEEIRTTAKHFLAAWASGEAPLAAQLTNNEAGAEPSIAAFRDSAHVSEVTMKQGAAVGAKVPFTVSATVTYEGRSKPWTYSSELTVVRGLTTGRPLVDWTPSVVHPQLDRNKQLRTGPAAQPPIKAVDRNGKELTKEKYPSLGPVLDQLRQKYGDKAGGKAGVELVITSAGGADTTLLTLAEGKPGLLRTTLDAGVQAAAEKAVKRHSEASVVAIKPSTGEIRAVANNRKDSFNAALSGTQAPGSTMKIVTAALLLDKGLVAADRKVECPKEVMYQGRTFHNLDHFEIKNDTFTKSFARSCNTAFIKQIDDVDNDAALSEIARGAFGIGLSWNTGVRTFDGNVPPASGGEAAAQYIGQGTVQMNALTVASITATAKNGGFKQPVIVPRSLDDRELAGATRPLSGSVWRQLRDMMRATANWGTAANAMAGVPGDKGAKTGSAEVDGQATSNSWFSGFSGDLAAAAVVQAGGHGGDAAGPLVASVLKAG, translated from the coding sequence ATGCGCAGCGGAGCGAAGGTCGCCGTCATCGGCGGCGTGTTCATCCTGTTCACCGGCGGCGTCGGCTACGGCGCGTACAACGTGCTGGGGAACGGCGGAGGAAGTGGCGGTACGGAGTCCAAGTCCGGGGTCACGACGAAGAAGTCGGGTCCGCCGAGCACCGAGGAGATCCGTACGACAGCGAAGCACTTCCTCGCGGCCTGGGCGTCGGGGGAAGCACCGCTCGCCGCGCAGCTCACCAACAACGAGGCAGGCGCGGAGCCCTCGATCGCCGCGTTCCGGGACAGCGCCCACGTGAGCGAGGTGACGATGAAGCAGGGCGCGGCCGTCGGCGCGAAGGTGCCGTTCACGGTCAGCGCGACGGTCACGTACGAGGGACGGAGCAAGCCCTGGACGTACAGCTCCGAACTCACCGTCGTCCGCGGACTGACGACCGGGCGCCCGCTCGTCGACTGGACGCCGTCCGTCGTCCATCCCCAGCTCGACCGGAACAAGCAGCTCAGGACGGGCCCCGCCGCCCAGCCGCCGATCAAGGCGGTCGACCGCAACGGCAAGGAGCTGACGAAGGAGAAGTACCCGTCCCTCGGGCCGGTGCTGGACCAGCTGCGCCAGAAGTACGGCGACAAGGCGGGCGGCAAGGCGGGCGTGGAGCTGGTGATCACCAGCGCCGGCGGGGCGGACACGACGCTCCTGACGCTGGCCGAGGGGAAGCCGGGTCTGCTGCGGACGACGCTGGACGCCGGCGTCCAGGCCGCCGCCGAGAAGGCGGTGAAGCGCCACAGCGAGGCGTCGGTCGTCGCCATCAAGCCGAGCACGGGCGAGATCCGCGCCGTCGCCAACAACCGCAAGGACAGCTTCAACGCGGCGCTGAGCGGCACCCAGGCGCCCGGCTCGACGATGAAGATCGTGACGGCGGCACTGCTGCTGGACAAGGGGCTCGTGGCCGCGGACCGGAAGGTGGAGTGCCCGAAGGAGGTCATGTACCAGGGCCGGACCTTCCACAACCTGGACCACTTCGAGATCAAGAACGACACGTTCACCAAGAGCTTCGCGCGCTCCTGCAACACCGCCTTCATCAAGCAGATCGACGACGTCGACAACGATGCCGCACTGTCGGAGATCGCGCGTGGCGCCTTCGGCATCGGGCTCTCCTGGAACACCGGGGTGCGGACGTTCGACGGCAATGTGCCCCCGGCGAGCGGCGGCGAGGCCGCGGCGCAGTACATCGGGCAGGGCACGGTCCAGATGAACGCGCTCACCGTCGCGTCCATCACGGCGACCGCGAAGAACGGCGGCTTCAAGCAGCCAGTCATCGTGCCGCGTTCGCTGGACGACCGCGAACTGGCCGGTGCCACCCGGCCGCTGTCGGGCTCGGTCTGGCGTCAGCTGCGCGACATGATGCGGGCGACCGCCAACTGGGGTACGGCGGCGAACGCGATGGCCGGTGTCCCCGGGGACAAGGGCGCGAAGACCGGGTCCGCCGAGGTGGACGGGCAGGCCACGTCCAACAGCTGGTTCTCCGGGTTCTCCGGGGATCTGGCCGCGGCCGCGGTGGTCCAGGCCGGCGGGCACGGCGGGGACGCGGCGGGCCCGTTGGTGGCGTCGGTGCTGAAGGCAGGCTGA
- a CDS encoding SDR family NAD(P)-dependent oxidoreductase, producing MQRFEGYGVLITGAGQGIGEATARRLASEGARVLVTDLDGERAAVTARTIPRAVSFPCDVADRAAVEAAVACAVEEFGGLDVLVNNAYACALDSPLFEDQPDDTWQRDLDIVLTGAFRCARAALPYLANAGGRGAIVNIGSVNAEQDFGNHAYSAAKAGLASLTRTLAGDAGPRGVRVNQINPGTVRTPGWSGRERHLDALSGVYPLGRVGTPDDIAAAVAFLASSDAAWITGTTLRVDGGLLAVNTGFTRTVSDVADGDGDGDGDADADRG from the coding sequence ATGCAGCGTTTCGAGGGATACGGCGTACTGATCACCGGAGCGGGACAGGGGATCGGCGAGGCGACCGCCCGCAGACTCGCCTCCGAAGGGGCCCGTGTCCTGGTCACCGATCTCGACGGAGAACGGGCCGCGGTGACCGCACGGACCATCCCGCGCGCCGTGTCGTTCCCCTGCGACGTCGCCGACCGGGCCGCCGTCGAGGCGGCCGTGGCGTGCGCCGTCGAGGAGTTCGGCGGCCTCGACGTCCTCGTCAACAACGCCTACGCCTGCGCCCTCGACAGCCCGTTGTTCGAGGACCAGCCCGACGACACCTGGCAGCGGGACCTCGACATCGTCCTCACCGGTGCCTTCCGGTGTGCCCGCGCCGCCCTCCCGTACCTGGCGAACGCCGGAGGCCGTGGCGCGATCGTCAACATCGGCTCCGTCAACGCCGAGCAGGACTTCGGCAACCACGCCTACAGCGCGGCCAAAGCGGGCCTCGCCTCCCTCACCCGCACGCTCGCCGGTGACGCGGGCCCCCGCGGGGTACGCGTCAACCAGATCAACCCGGGCACGGTCCGCACCCCCGGCTGGTCCGGCCGCGAACGCCACCTCGACGCCCTCAGCGGCGTCTACCCCCTGGGCCGTGTCGGCACCCCGGACGACATCGCCGCCGCGGTGGCCTTCCTGGCCTCCAGCGACGCCGCCTGGATCACGGGCACGACGCTCCGGGTCGACGGCGGCCTGCTGGCGGTGAACACCGGCTTCACCCGGACCGTTTCGGATGTTGCCGACGGCGACGGCGACGGTGACGGCGACGCCGACGCCGACCGCGGCTGA